Below is a window of Nicotiana tabacum cultivar K326 chromosome 19, ASM71507v2, whole genome shotgun sequence DNA.
AATATTTGCAGCTAATGCAGCCATATAAATTAGGCTTGTTATTATTGTTTGATTTTTCACAAGCATTGCAACTGAGAGTTTCAGCTTCTGTTGAATTCACGAGTTTCAAGATGTGAGGGTGGCTCTTTGACATGTAGCATCTCTCCGTTTCTCTCTTCCCATTTTCCTTATAATTAACTTCGTTGGTAATCAATAAGAAGGTATACAATGGAAatatatactccctccatttcaatttatgtgaacctgtttgactagacacggagtttaagaaaaaatgaagacttttgaaatttgtggtcctaaacaagtcaaaaagagacccggagtatttgtgtggttataaaagcttctcattaatggtagaattgtaagtttaaactaaattgttaccaaatttagaaaggggtcattctttttggaacagaccaaaaagaaaataggttcacataaactggaacagatggattatatatatatatatatatatatatatatatatatatatatagatagcaAGTTCAGTGATTGCACTGGCTAATATATATTAGAGAGATAGCAAGTTCAGTGATTACACTAGCTAATTTGTATTCGTATTTACAGCTACCCTATATATTTAACTAGAATATGATACTAATAATTTGGcagtgctaattgattgcttgcTTCAACGTACGACTTGGTTTTCATCTTCTTTTAATCTATTTTGTAAGTCGTCTCCGACAACAATTTGGCCAATTGCTATTCAAAAGTAGTTTAGTTAGCATAATTTGACTGATTAAAATGGCGTAATTGCATTATGAAGGTTTTTGCTATTATTCATATAGATAATGCTAGCTTGAGAGAGGCATTGTGCAAGTAGACTTTCATTTGCTCGTACAGCTCATTATTTAAGAACCTTTATTCTAGTTGGCTTTGTAAATGGTCGTTTGTGATATAAATAGGAAGTTAAATCCACCGGACCACCAATTTCGACAAATTTAAGTCACGAGTTCGAACGGTGGAAGCGActactaatacttgcattaaaaTAGACTGTCTACATTACAATCCATAGGTGCAGTTCTTCACCAAATCCTACATAAACGCATGATGCTTTATGCATACGGAACTGACTTTTTGATAAGTCAACTATATTGAGGTTCATGGAAGTTACTGTCAAAGTCTACTGTTAGACTTTTTGCTCTACCATGTTGTCATTTGATCATTCATTATCATAGTGCTGACTAATAATTCATTCTACTATACGTTTCATTTAGACTAGTATTTATTTGCTTGATTCAAATAAAACCAAAAAGATATTTAGTGCCaactaatttaatttttaaaccaAAAGTGGAACGAACTGTTTCGTTCTCTCATATAGTCATATTCATTATTCTCTCAGAAACAAAATTATATAGTAATCATTTATATCATCCCTAACTTGCAAACCGATCACTCAGCCTTAGACCTACTTTCATGCTTAGATTAGTACTATCAATTTTACATTGTACGtgtcattttccattttttctttaattcttatcatTTTTGTTCTCGAAGGGAAGAGTGGATCATGAACATAATATAAAGGGGGAAAAAGAAGTAGGAAGGACCATGAGATTACAGTTTCACACAAAGGTATATATGGTGAATGGTATTAGTTGggttctatttttcttttctttttttgcctACTAAATTATAGTTGAGCACAATGAtcaaaaatccacttcaaacGAAACAAATTAACAAGAGATTTACTCTTTTATTgtgaaaattaaaatataaaaaccaAATGAAAAACCAATGAAAACAACAGCACGGAGTTTTCAAAGAAACATATATAACACATTGAGGGAGGAACACCTCCCAAAAcaatcaaccagcttgtaagttTAAGGTAATAAATCACAGAGACTCTCATCTCTAGTAAGAAAAGAGCTTTTATTTAAGTTTGTGACCTATGAGCATAAATCCGTTGCTATTTCGTCGAAATTAGCTACCGATTATTTTCGGTCACTAAAATACGTCTCTAGTGAACCATTAATAACGATGAGAGCTACGCCACATATTGGTTATAGTTTGGGCGTTCATATAAGCCATTTGAGCTTGAAAGTTAAGCCTTGCCTGTTGTCCTTGAGCTTTGATTGTTGCCATCATCAATCTCTGCTCATTAGTCAtattctcttcctcttcttcttcttcgttctcAAGGCTCGAACCATCTTCTCTTTTAAGAGTCGCGCATTTCAAGTGAGTGCTAAATTTACAATCGGCACAATAATAGAGCCAATTGCTATCATTGCAAAGTCCATCGCAAACCTTGCAAAAGAGATGCACATAATCGTCAATGGGAAATGGCCATTGATATTGGAGAGTAAGAGAGTGCTGGTGATCTTCACGAGTCACAGTTTCAGCCCAAGAGATAGCACAATTAGTATGGAGGCTAAAGTTGCACTCGAGGCATTCATAAACAAAAGCTTTTGGTTCTTCACCACATGCATTGCAACCAAAATAAATTGAGTCTCGTTCGGGTAGACTGGGGTACAAAGTGAGAGGGTGATTAGGATGAGAATTGTGTTGAATTTTTCTTGGTAATTCGAAGCATGATTTGTGAAGGGTGAATTTACAATTGGGTTTGGTGCATTTGTAAGAAATGCCAGAAAGTTTATTCTCACAACCTGAGCAGATTATCTCATTTGTTTCTTGAACTTCAGAGAGTTCTAAGGCATGGGGGTGGCTGAAATgcttcatatttttatttttatttttgcttattcGTTTAACACTTAGTACTAGTGTGGTTTTAAGTATTCTGTAAGTGATATACATAGCATGTTAAATATAGAAATCTTGGCAAGTTGGTGACATGAAAGTCAAATATTGAGGGTCAAGGAATTTACGTTTGTGGAAAATTTTACGGGGTATAATGAGTTGACTAATGACTTCGTGCTTCCAAATTTGGACATTTGAAATATCGTAAGCAAGTTGAGTGATTAAAAAGTCAAAGATGAACATAGACTTTGGACTTTAACTGGATCAGCTTGTGCTACCATAGCAAGTTGCTTATTGACCCTACGTTATACATTTGGAgcaattctttttttattttggatatttcaaaaataaaatctcctaaatatatatgttttgttataaaataaaagcaacttagtaaaacatgaacaagacatgttgttatgaaataaaagtaatttaataaaacatgaacaagaaatggagatagagagaaggaagagattttcttcttcaattttgtgtgtattttcctatctattacaaggcctttatataggcatgaaaagtgaagaaaaatatgtcattgaatatgtcattaagcatagaaatatgtcattgaatatgtcattaagcatttgagaagatcatggaggaagagtagacatccaccataatttgatttttcttataacactcccccttggatgtccatagataatgtacctcgttaaaaccttattagaaaaaaaatcctatgggaaaaaaaattcctagtgagggaaaaagagtacacatatttagaaatacgccttttggttgcctcgttaaaaaccttgcaaggaaaacccagtgggacaaaaccttgtaaggagaaaagagtacaacgcgtattaactccccctgatgagagcatcaattcacatccttgagccttcgcatcccaatcttgtacactagtttcttgaaggttgacgtcggtagagatttggtgaacaaatcagccatattatcacttgaacggatctgttgcacattgatatcaccattcttttgaagatcatgtgtaaaaaataactttggtgaaatgtgttttgtcctaccccattttatgaatcctcccttcaactgggatatgcatgctgcattgtcttcatacgcattgtcttcatacaaaattgtgggtagtttgtcacacttcaaaccatatttgtctcgaataaggtgtattatagacctcaaccatacacattctcgacttgcttcatgaatagcaattatctcatcatgattagatgaagtagtcacgattgattgcttagtcgatctcCAAGATATGACAGTGACTCCATATATATACACATAGCCTATTTgagatcgaaccttttgtgggtcatataaatacccagcatcggcataaccaacaagatcgggactgcaatcatttccataaaataatctcataccgatagtcccttttagataccgcaatatgtgtttgactccattccaatgtctccttgtaggagcagagctatatcttgttaagacattaactgaaaaagttatgtcagaccttgtaatgttagaaagatacattagtgcaccaattgcactaagatatggtacgtcgggaccaagaagctcttcattattttcatgaggtcggaatggatgtgctttatccatataaaatcgctttaaaatcattttagtgtatgttgattgatggacaaaaattccatctttcatatactcaatttgtagaccaagacaaaattttgtcttttcaAGATTTCATTACAAATTCTTTCTTTAGATAGTCTATTACTTTAGGaagctctactgctttaggaagctccctaggagttccaatgatatttaaatcatcaacatacacggtgattataacaaatttagatccagatcttttataaagacacaagaacaaattgaatcattcttgtacccttctttcaacaggtactcactcaggcgattataccacatgtgccctaattgtttcaatccgcataagaatttttgaagctttatttaataaattacttggaaaccttaatatgcttcagaacaatttaaatccttcaatgattttcattatacggatatcacgtttttcttgtattgccagattaaaacctgaaatggtgacatccaccacaggagaacatgtctctatataatcaatgccaggatatttgcaaatcttcttgtgacataagtcgtctttatgtctatcgacttgaccttcttctttttttcgcacaagaacacatttatacctcaactggctttatactttcagg
It encodes the following:
- the LOC142173900 gene encoding protein VACUOLELESS GAMETOPHYTES-like; the encoded protein is MKHFSHPHALELSEVQETNEIICSGCENKLSGISYKCTKPNCKFTLHKSCFELPRKIQHNSHPNHPLTLYPSLPERDSIYFGCNACGEEPKAFVYECLECNFSLHTNCAISWAETVTREDHQHSLTLQYQWPFPIDDYVHLFCKVCDGLCNDSNWLYYCADCKFSTHLKCATLKREDGSSLENEEEEEEENMTNEQRLMMATIKAQGQQARLNFQAQMAYMNAQTITNMWRSSHRY